From Vagococcus jeotgali, one genomic window encodes:
- a CDS encoding LPXTG cell wall anchor domain-containing protein gives MEDARNEIIKELEHLRDMGIIAEEELEALVEKLKSSIETDILDAEMLIHLEAAKAKANLEIDALELVGAITPEQAEAYREEVKAATKPSEVAAVMAKISVHRDFKALNDAIEKAKLKDQHNYMPNSWTSFEIALRHAEEVSETEHSAKPATQIEINDAFDHLLLAELKLERVASTKAIDHLQDAIRVAHSKKEKDYTKESWADMQTVLGEAEAMLAKLDGNVDAFTEKEVNDMTRKLNLAMLSMKRVDGIGGIINPIKPHTPTKPASKPAAASASAPSASASAPKAAASSLPKTGEVTHSLMSAGLLALGMAGYFYMSRKRLEVSGDIYH, from the coding sequence TTGGAAGACGCTAGAAATGAGATCATTAAAGAGTTAGAACATCTAAGAGACATGGGAATCATAGCGGAAGAGGAGTTAGAAGCATTAGTTGAAAAACTAAAAAGCTCTATTGAAACTGACATTTTAGATGCTGAAATGCTTATTCATTTAGAAGCAGCTAAAGCTAAAGCAAATCTTGAAATTGATGCATTGGAATTAGTTGGGGCAATTACTCCTGAGCAAGCAGAAGCTTACCGTGAAGAAGTAAAAGCAGCAACAAAACCAAGTGAAGTTGCTGCAGTTATGGCTAAAATTAGTGTTCATAGAGACTTTAAAGCATTAAATGATGCGATAGAAAAAGCTAAATTGAAAGATCAACATAACTATATGCCAAATTCATGGACTTCTTTTGAAATTGCGTTAAGACATGCAGAAGAAGTTTCTGAAACAGAGCATTCAGCGAAACCAGCAACTCAAATTGAGATAAATGATGCTTTTGACCACTTATTATTAGCAGAATTAAAACTTGAAAGAGTTGCTTCTACAAAAGCTATTGATCATCTACAAGATGCAATTCGCGTAGCACATAGTAAAAAAGAAAAAGATTATACTAAAGAATCATGGGCAGATATGCAAACTGTCTTAGGTGAGGCTGAAGCAATGTTGGCTAAGCTTGATGGTAATGTTGATGCATTTACTGAAAAAGAAGTAAATGATATGACAAGAAAATTAAATCTTGCAATGTTGAGTATGAAACGTGTGGATGGAATTGGTGGTATTATTAATCCAATCAAACCACATACACCAACTAAACCAGCTTCAAAACCTGCTGCAGCTAGTGCCTCTGCTCCATCAGCAAGTGCGTCAGCACCAAAAGCAGCCGCAAGTTCACTACCAAAAACAGGTGAAGTAACTCATTCACTTATGTCAGCTGGACTACTTGCATTAGGTATGGCTGGATACTTCTATATGTCACGTAAGAGATTAGAAGTTTCTGGAGATATATATCACTAA
- a CDS encoding GNAT family N-acetyltransferase encodes MKLVSYRSISNEDILSFKKECLAHHMIIHGSNNLASYSDISTWKKMLSHLEKANYQQRVQSFQYFLVDENKEVLGIADIKPKLNKQLEKDGGHISYSTRPKYQKQGYGKTSLNLLLAEAKRLGLSEVLLTCHQDNEGSKAIILYYGGQLKNTIILNRQIINHYIINL; translated from the coding sequence ATGAAACTAGTTTCTTATAGGTCTATCTCAAATGAGGATATCTTATCTTTTAAAAAAGAATGCTTAGCCCATCATATGATTATTCATGGTAGTAATAATCTAGCGTCCTATTCTGATATCTCAACATGGAAAAAAATGCTGTCACATCTTGAAAAAGCCAATTATCAACAACGCGTTCAATCTTTTCAATATTTTTTAGTAGATGAAAATAAAGAGGTACTGGGCATAGCAGATATTAAGCCAAAGCTTAACAAACAATTAGAGAAGGACGGAGGACACATTAGCTATTCAACTAGACCTAAGTACCAAAAACAAGGTTATGGGAAGACAAGTTTAAATTTACTATTAGCTGAGGCAAAAAGGTTAGGACTTTCAGAAGTTTTATTAACCTGTCATCAAGATAACGAAGGATCAAAAGCGATTATTTTATATTATGGTGGCCAATTAAAGAACACAATCATACTAAATAGGCAGATAATCAATCATTATATAATAAATTTGTAA
- a CDS encoding ABC transporter ATP-binding protein, whose product MKSVLSIQNGYKEVDEGRVIMNHLNLTVNEGDFITILGGNGAGKSTLFNTISGQLDLTSGNVFISQQNVTKDSEEKRAKYIARVFQDPKQGTAPRMTVAENLLLAQLRGKKRGLKRRELNQQKELFFELCQKTGNGLEQHIDTPAGHLSGGQRQALSLLMATIQKPDILLLDEHTAALDPKTSKQLMELTASTISDNKLTCLMITHRMEDALTYGNRLIVLDSGQISVDLSQEEKHKLDMTSLLQFFDL is encoded by the coding sequence ATGAAATCGGTCTTAAGTATTCAAAATGGGTATAAAGAAGTTGATGAGGGACGTGTGATTATGAATCACTTGAACCTTACCGTAAATGAAGGTGATTTCATTACGATATTAGGTGGGAATGGTGCTGGAAAGTCAACTTTATTTAATACTATCTCAGGTCAACTTGATTTAACCAGTGGTAATGTTTTCATCAGTCAACAAAATGTGACGAAAGATTCAGAGGAAAAAAGAGCTAAATATATCGCTAGAGTATTTCAAGATCCAAAGCAAGGAACAGCACCTAGAATGACAGTTGCTGAAAACTTGTTATTAGCTCAACTAAGAGGAAAGAAGCGTGGCCTTAAGAGGCGAGAATTAAACCAACAAAAGGAATTATTTTTTGAATTATGCCAAAAAACAGGTAATGGACTGGAGCAACACATCGACACACCAGCAGGACATTTATCTGGAGGGCAAAGACAAGCTCTAAGCTTATTAATGGCAACCATTCAAAAACCTGATATATTATTATTAGATGAACACACTGCTGCTCTTGATCCAAAAACAAGCAAGCAATTAATGGAGTTGACGGCAAGTACCATTAGTGATAATAAATTGACTTGTTTAATGATCACTCATCGTATGGAAGATGCTCTAACTTACGGCAATCGCTTGATTGTTCTTGATTCAGGACAGATTAGTGTTGATCTATCTCAGGAAGAAAAACACAAACTTGACATGACAAGTTTACTACAGTTTTTTGATTTGTAG
- a CDS encoding ABC transporter permease: MITSTIAQGLLWSILGLGIFLTYRILNFTDLTTEGSFPLGGVVCVTAITHGIHPIIATLLGMLAGMLAGLTTGLLYTKGKIPVILSGILVMSALNSVMLFIMRTPNLSLLNQSKLFDILDDWHLPPYFNVIVIGLFIVILVIFLLMTFLNTDLGQAYIATGDNPVMAKSLGIYTDRMTILGLVISNGLIGLSGALIAQNEGYADVNKGIGVIIIGLASIILGELLFGELTMLERFIAIVVGSVIYQLLILIVIKLSLDTTYLKFYSSVILGVCLIIPEISRKIKQKQGGHRV; this comes from the coding sequence ATGATAACATCAACTATCGCACAAGGATTATTATGGTCTATTCTGGGCTTAGGGATTTTTCTAACTTACCGAATATTAAATTTTACAGATCTAACAACAGAAGGTAGTTTTCCCCTAGGAGGAGTAGTTTGTGTCACGGCTATTACACACGGAATCCACCCGATTATAGCTACTTTATTAGGTATGCTAGCTGGCATGTTAGCTGGTTTGACAACAGGATTACTTTATACGAAAGGAAAAATTCCTGTTATTTTGTCGGGAATTTTAGTCATGAGTGCTTTAAATTCTGTGATGCTCTTTATTATGAGAACACCTAACCTATCTCTTTTAAATCAATCGAAATTATTTGATATTCTTGATGACTGGCACTTACCACCATATTTTAATGTGATTGTCATTGGTCTTTTTATCGTTATATTAGTTATCTTTTTATTAATGACTTTTTTAAATACTGATTTAGGCCAAGCTTATATTGCAACTGGAGACAATCCAGTGATGGCGAAATCATTAGGAATCTACACAGACAGAATGACAATCTTAGGTTTGGTTATCTCAAATGGGTTAATAGGCTTATCAGGAGCATTGATTGCTCAAAATGAAGGCTATGCTGATGTTAATAAGGGGATTGGTGTTATTATTATCGGTCTAGCATCTATTATTTTAGGCGAGTTATTATTTGGTGAATTGACGATGTTAGAGCGTTTTATTGCTATTGTAGTTGGGAGTGTTATTTACCAATTATTAATTTTAATCGTTATCAAATTAAGTCTTGATACGACTTATTTAAAATTTTATTCATCAGTGATTTTAGGAGTATGTTTAATTATCCCTGAAATCAGTCGAAAAATAAAACAAAAACAAGGGGGGCATCGTGTATGA
- the trpX gene encoding tryptophan ABC transporter substrate-binding protein produces the protein MKNKKLIVAVGLIMFVLIVNFFTSQKDQPQVKHKDIPEVGILQYVSHPALDKIYEGMIDELAKEGFIDGETISITKQNAQADQSKLTNMGQQLISKHPDVLVGIATPAAQSLANQTTDIPIVLGAISDPKAAGLVASNENPGGNITGVSDQAPVEAQVALMKQLVPQLKTVGVLYSSAEDNSLSQVNRFTDIAKKEGLQVKHYPVPSTNEIAQMSQVMTKEVDAIYIPTDNTIANGFQTVVSIADVANIPIFPSVDTMVDEGGVATVGINQYDLGVETGRMVSDLLNGTIKTEDTPIYIFETGDIIINEEKVNQLDIHVPVDLQEEVTK, from the coding sequence ATGAAAAATAAAAAATTGATAGTAGCTGTTGGTTTAATAATGTTTGTTCTAATTGTAAATTTCTTTACTAGTCAAAAAGATCAACCTCAAGTAAAACATAAAGATATACCTGAAGTAGGCATCTTACAATATGTCAGTCACCCAGCTTTAGATAAAATTTATGAAGGTATGATTGATGAGTTAGCCAAAGAAGGGTTTATAGATGGCGAAACCATCTCCATAACTAAGCAAAATGCTCAAGCAGACCAAAGTAAATTAACGAATATGGGTCAACAGCTTATAAGCAAACATCCTGATGTCTTAGTAGGTATTGCAACGCCAGCTGCTCAGTCATTGGCTAATCAAACTACTGATATCCCTATTGTTTTAGGAGCAATTAGCGATCCAAAAGCGGCAGGGTTAGTAGCATCTAATGAAAACCCTGGAGGAAACATCACAGGAGTCAGTGATCAAGCTCCAGTGGAAGCACAAGTAGCATTAATGAAACAGCTAGTTCCTCAATTAAAAACAGTTGGTGTCTTATATTCATCAGCAGAAGATAATTCCTTATCACAAGTGAATAGATTTACTGACATTGCCAAAAAAGAAGGATTACAAGTTAAACATTATCCAGTACCTTCGACAAATGAAATAGCACAAATGTCTCAAGTCATGACTAAAGAGGTAGATGCGATTTATATTCCCACAGATAATACGATAGCTAATGGCTTTCAAACAGTTGTCTCCATTGCTGATGTAGCTAATATCCCTATTTTTCCATCTGTTGATACGATGGTAGATGAAGGAGGAGTTGCTACTGTTGGGATAAATCAATATGATTTAGGCGTTGAGACAGGCAGAATGGTTTCTGATTTACTAAATGGCACAATCAAGACAGAGGACACACCTATTTACATATTTGAGACTGGAGATATAATCATAAATGAAGAGAAAGTCAATCAACTAGATATTCATGTGCCAGTAGATTTACAAGAGGAGGTGACAAAATGA
- a CDS encoding cell division site-positioning protein MapZ family protein, whose product MKNEEKKCPSCGHVFKDGQTYCPNCDLFVPVEDQEKITETTTTSTNTNIDEFSETTETQDEANTIPTFKHRNMKASESDLTHDDSTYSREVEDSKEIVVDQEVVETKETMIETPEKNEETPPVEEVVIETVIPTPDVATQNESQENTQQVSPASNGNNPTRKDKKNNNKTVNILIAIIAILVIFGGGYIFYSHNQQTKLEERITLTNEADKAIQDLYLANSGDIFLKAGITSEDFKSVETKVNDLKGTEQYASLNEKLMHAQSLFNKEQAINDSFKTPVMVGDQLNKEAYVVNDSKLTLDKIDPEENGFDKLYNQAINEANSQKKALKDFDDTLEKLYRDDKVVKEPSQRIYDKAVEQLKAIKDPEVRKEFEPILNKVKKEIDEQNKEQELAREREEELQRQRDEEAYQKQLAREEAEKEQQKAKPTTPKKEANTSNQRMGNREDSNIDLSNDAWAWAPGVEQEFISEVISRGYVVEGGYTLVPKYVENGEGFYDLYATTNSKIFPKSKPEEFPLYVVTVNAKTGWFKGNGPN is encoded by the coding sequence TTGAAAAATGAAGAAAAAAAATGTCCTAGTTGTGGGCACGTATTTAAGGATGGTCAAACGTACTGTCCAAACTGTGATCTATTTGTTCCAGTAGAAGACCAAGAAAAGATCACAGAAACAACGACAACATCAACAAATACAAATATAGATGAGTTTTCTGAAACAACAGAAACTCAAGATGAAGCAAACACCATACCTACCTTTAAACATCGAAATATGAAGGCTAGCGAGAGTGATCTAACTCATGATGATTCAACCTATTCTAGAGAGGTTGAAGATTCTAAAGAAATTGTAGTTGATCAAGAAGTAGTCGAAACTAAGGAAACAATGATTGAGACACCAGAAAAAAATGAAGAAACACCACCAGTTGAAGAGGTTGTGATTGAAACAGTAATCCCAACACCTGATGTTGCAACTCAAAACGAGTCACAAGAGAATACCCAACAAGTCAGCCCTGCATCAAATGGGAATAATCCTACTAGAAAAGATAAGAAAAATAATAATAAAACGGTTAATATTTTAATAGCTATTATAGCCATACTTGTTATTTTTGGTGGTGGTTATATTTTCTACTCTCATAATCAACAAACAAAATTAGAAGAGAGAATCACTTTAACCAATGAAGCTGATAAAGCCATACAAGACTTGTATTTAGCAAATAGTGGTGATATTTTCTTAAAAGCTGGTATTACAAGCGAGGATTTCAAGTCCGTTGAAACAAAAGTCAATGACTTAAAAGGAACTGAGCAATATGCTAGTTTAAATGAAAAATTAATGCATGCCCAGTCTCTATTTAATAAAGAGCAAGCGATTAATGATTCATTTAAAACGCCAGTTATGGTTGGTGATCAATTAAATAAGGAAGCTTATGTTGTTAATGATTCAAAATTAACTCTAGATAAGATTGATCCTGAGGAAAACGGTTTTGATAAACTATATAATCAAGCTATCAACGAAGCAAATTCACAAAAAAAAGCCTTAAAAGATTTTGATGATACCCTTGAAAAATTATATCGTGATGACAAGGTTGTTAAAGAACCTAGTCAACGTATTTATGACAAAGCAGTTGAACAGCTAAAAGCTATTAAAGATCCTGAAGTTAGAAAAGAATTTGAACCAATTCTAAACAAAGTAAAAAAAGAAATTGACGAGCAAAACAAAGAACAAGAACTAGCTAGGGAACGTGAAGAAGAGCTGCAACGCCAAAGAGATGAAGAAGCTTACCAAAAGCAATTAGCTAGAGAAGAAGCTGAAAAAGAACAACAAAAAGCCAAACCAACAACCCCTAAAAAGGAAGCTAATACAAGCAACCAACGTATGGGTAATCGTGAAGATAGCAATATCGACCTATCAAATGATGCTTGGGCATGGGCACCTGGTGTAGAGCAGGAATTTATTTCTGAGGTTATCTCTAGAGGGTACGTTGTAGAAGGTGGTTACACACTAGTTCCTAAGTATGTGGAAAATGGTGAAGGTTTCTACGATTTATACGCGACAACTAATTCAAAAATTTTCCCTAAGAGTAAGCCAGAAGAATTTCCACTATACGTCGTAACAGTCAATGCAAAAACTGGTTGGTTTAAAGGAAATGGTCCAAACTAA
- a CDS encoding NFACT RNA binding domain-containing protein: protein MSFDGIFTHLMVAELEKELKAGRLSKVHQPYENELMLVFRSNRQNHTLLLSAHPSYSRVQLTKMTYKNPASPPNFCMTVRKHLEGSLLKEIKQVQNDRIINFYFESRNDLGDLEDIVLTVELMGRHSNIMLVNQETNRIIDAIKHVGISVNSFRTILPGSEYLTPPLQDKLNPWHLSGEELFKELNSIQEMSPQLIQETFEGFGKDTAEELIYRFKKQQDNKITIWNQFFKDLSQPVPTIGLVKHKELFAPIAFEYYDSIINQFDSLSELLDGYYGGKAEKDRVKQQAGELIRKVKNDLAKLKKKTKKLEQSLIDADQAEIYRIKGELLTTFLHDVPRGVTEVSLLNYYDGDTPITIALNETLTPNQNAQKYFQRYQKLKNGVSSVKEQLEKTKYEQIYLESVLAQLDMATPQDVELIKEELVAQRYIRLKSKQKTKKKTALSKPNQYESSDGDMIMVGKNNLQNDQLTLKSSSKTDIWLHAKDIPGSHVVIKNSQPSEQTLYEAALLAAYHSKYRLSASVPVDYVAIKHLKKPNGAKPGYVIYENQRTLFVTPSEEEVNQIKKIK, encoded by the coding sequence ATGTCTTTTGATGGTATATTTACACATCTAATGGTGGCAGAATTAGAAAAAGAATTAAAGGCTGGCCGCCTATCTAAAGTTCATCAGCCTTATGAAAATGAATTGATGTTAGTCTTTAGAAGTAATCGCCAAAATCATACCCTACTGCTTTCTGCTCATCCAAGTTATTCTAGAGTCCAACTTACAAAAATGACTTACAAAAATCCGGCAAGTCCACCTAACTTTTGTATGACGGTCAGAAAACATTTAGAAGGTAGTTTGTTAAAAGAGATTAAACAAGTACAAAACGATCGAATTATTAATTTTTATTTCGAGAGCCGAAATGATTTAGGTGATTTAGAAGATATTGTCTTGACGGTCGAATTAATGGGAAGACATAGTAATATTATGTTAGTCAACCAAGAGACAAATCGAATCATTGACGCGATTAAACATGTTGGCATTAGTGTGAATAGTTTTAGAACGATTTTACCAGGTTCAGAATATCTCACTCCTCCCCTACAAGATAAATTAAATCCTTGGCATTTATCAGGTGAGGAATTATTTAAAGAATTAAATAGTATTCAAGAGATGTCACCACAGCTCATTCAAGAAACATTTGAAGGGTTTGGTAAGGACACTGCTGAAGAGTTGATTTATCGTTTTAAAAAACAACAAGATAACAAAATTACTATCTGGAATCAGTTTTTCAAAGACCTTTCACAACCTGTTCCAACAATTGGTTTAGTTAAACACAAAGAACTATTCGCCCCTATTGCTTTTGAGTATTATGATAGCATCATAAATCAGTTTGATAGCTTAAGTGAGTTGCTTGACGGTTACTACGGAGGAAAAGCTGAGAAGGATCGTGTGAAGCAGCAAGCTGGGGAATTAATTAGAAAAGTCAAAAATGATTTAGCTAAACTTAAAAAGAAAACAAAGAAATTAGAACAATCATTGATTGATGCTGATCAAGCAGAGATTTACCGAATCAAAGGTGAATTACTGACGACATTTTTACATGATGTACCACGTGGTGTGACTGAGGTTTCTTTACTAAACTACTATGATGGAGATACACCTATCACTATTGCTTTAAATGAAACCCTAACGCCTAATCAAAATGCTCAAAAATATTTTCAGCGCTATCAAAAACTTAAAAACGGGGTTTCTAGTGTTAAAGAGCAATTAGAAAAAACAAAATATGAGCAAATCTATTTAGAATCTGTTTTAGCTCAATTAGATATGGCAACGCCACAAGATGTGGAATTGATTAAAGAAGAGCTTGTTGCTCAAAGGTATATTAGATTAAAATCTAAACAGAAAACCAAAAAGAAAACTGCTCTATCTAAGCCTAATCAATATGAATCAAGTGATGGTGACATGATAATGGTCGGTAAAAACAATTTACAAAATGATCAATTAACACTAAAATCATCAAGTAAAACAGATATTTGGTTACATGCTAAAGATATCCCTGGTTCACACGTTGTCATTAAAAATAGCCAACCTAGTGAGCAAACACTTTACGAAGCAGCTCTTCTTGCTGCCTATCATTCGAAATACCGATTATCAGCTTCGGTACCAGTTGATTATGTTGCTATTAAACATCTTAAAAAACCAAATGGTGCCAAACCTGGTTATGTCATTTATGAAAATCAAAGAACATTGTTTGTAACACCTAGTGAAGAAGAAGTTAATCAGATAAAAAAAATTAAGTAG